One window of the Lycorma delicatula isolate Av1 chromosome 3, ASM4794821v1, whole genome shotgun sequence genome contains the following:
- the LOC142321160 gene encoding uncharacterized protein LOC142321160, producing the protein MELKSNSLLISLVYLLTLIENAISESAENVTDTQEAFVKEVPNPTMTIERADLPDYRLPGYYTFNNGEPFYLEKDPLTGSVDFTKKSSSFGQTSSPIDFTSASKEDRVNGQEKADATESEYYEDEEVSSSDQDFKEDGIDRKDGNIDGNAGYRPNDIEKNPFKISPDLHQFLNLPVHYSSSDKFPLISSSYANTKIQGTGSSSNNNGYSNHKYSTTSSTQSPSYYTLRRQSTTTTAVPTTKRTIITTTPSLPQSSSTVSTTKSQTTFTTTQPPSFIFSTPKPKTTSKSSTASITTTAANMKPSYSEYAEGEDLVYSDYDMEYGQPHNSHSGYYQTSTVTSTTKLKTPDPVFKPTAISTTDEYFPTKPIENYSEEEEEFEEDNISIVTSLPVDVYYSQHSQKTTTTTSTSTTSTTTTTPPTTETSTKTVLTSPSQTSTSKVITTSTEQSKEPFSTAVVTPKPSKPTPTLTSSITPGTTKYNTVYSGDLYKPSSGGNYYHYYGMKDNFEPVVDEPFRPIFGPHDTTSPSTYTHKLQPVHNEVKSTPTTQTRPYIEYHSPSNAKPLPNQGKIEFVEKIPGSEQNKYTHKPNNNPPRYPGVEPPRPDPPLVFSNHGANEHTLNNFSNQPNSGPPQNNPSLFNNEKPNVNGNPAHTSSQHEQLNYPRPQNSNSQSHSGSLLSTPTLSNQELPVRNPPQNQRPPFIRLPDDLMFHMKKHSNSSVVKLSRPEEIIYPHQRPVGVLPPSGLKPEARPTNQMVKFHPPVKHENHFIKVPLDEENPSYSLQTSFSIGMPNGDHPGDKEQEKNRPGQGVGQVLFPDGSPDTSLQPENDKPVQSPPNRNRPSNSRPYITSYNQNNPQQTRPPPPPPPPSPPASQLLPQRPSQRLPIPELRPPKPNGDNYPRPYWEIHSKPHILFNQQHNSNMKQEIPPHYPPINRIKPEPNIQRPDLPNILPQFRPNAKVGSNEFPMNIGSSERLREPMDTLQPPPLPQPQLLRANRNDDSGDEEEKTFESNEATQLPLVRHRTGSQASNRVTTLQMMQQSPPRRNLVRTDYHDHRQERPVFLVYPTNGGTKQHLPPSESGVVIGTRGPHQPLPPSNLDSPKTDNEDDIDPFPLDDNKQFSLPTRDRVDTPILKTKTSAKPVLKNDFPYEILKPQENILPQERIMAGTLVTKEYNAFSPTVSSSTEEIKDHDSEINLIPYLQDYMPFATKKPSPPKPASVSSQLNSDKNSDFIKHPSTIKPISVTLNTKLASTTKPETSSEYMKNSKPILPTLISHENGPFNLNGGKSEYTVGAIMHTHYQKKPVNHRPFEISSSNQPKPLDLEAPFQASLSAPQSQGWTVVKSNSEKHNQEIERHDLESEDEEKKSETSESKFDFDNFKPQLFGGFKPIIPSSSSEDKSDNKSKEGTEEKLLSPGRQEKRYR; encoded by the coding sequence ATGGAATTAAAGAGTAACAGTCTACTAATTAGTCTGGTCTACTTGCTTACACTAATAGAAAATGCAATCTCAGAATCTGCAGAAAATGTTACAGATACACAGGAAGCATTTGTTAAAGAAGTACCTAATCCGACAATGACAATTGAGAGAGCAGATTTGCCAGATTATCGTCTTCCAggttattatacatttaataatggaGAACCTTTCTACTTGGAGAAAGATCCTCTAACAGGATCTGTTGATTTTACAAAGAAATCATCGTCATTTGGCCAAACAAGTTCGCCTATAGATTTCACTTCTGCTTCTAAAGAAGACAGAGTCAATGGGCAAGAAAAAGCTGATGCTACTGAAAGTGAATATTATGAGGATGAAGAAGTAAGCTCATCCGATCAGGATTTCAAGGAAGATGGAATCGACAGGAAAGATGGTAATATTGATGGTAATGCAGGATATCGTCcaaatgatattgaaaaaaatccatTCAAAATATCACCTGATTTGCATCAGTTTTTGAACCTTCCTGTACATTACAGCTCCAGTGATAAATTTCCTCTTATATCAAGTTCGTATGCTAATACAAAAATTCAAGGGACAGGaagcagtagtaataataatggttATAGCAATCATAAATACTCAACAACTTCTTCAACTCAATCTCCATCATACTATACCCTGAGGAGACAAAGCACAACTACAACAGCAGTGCCAACAACAAAAAGAACTATTATAACTACCACACCATCACTTCCACAATCATCATCAACAGTATCTACAACAAAATCACAGACTACATTTACTACTACACAACCAccatcatttatattttctacaccTAAACCAAAAACAACTAGTAAATCAAGTACTGCATCGATTACAACTACTGCTGCAAATATGAAAccttcatattcagaatatgctGAAGGTGAAGATTTAGTATATTCAGATTATGATATGGAATATGGACAGCCTCATAACTCTCATTCAGGTTATTATCAGACATCAACTGTTACTTCAACCACAAAATTGAAGACGCCAGATCCAGTATTCAAACCCACTGCCATTTCAACAACTGATGAGTATTTTCCAACAAAGCCAATAGAAAATTATTCagaagaggaagaagaatttGAAGAAGACAATATAAGCATTGTTACTTCATTACCTGTGGATGTTTATTATTCACAGCATTCTCAAAAAACCACTACTACAACTTCAACATCTACTACttccactactactactacacctCCTACAACAGAAACTTCAACAAAAACAGTTTTGACTTCACCGAGTCAAACAAGTACATCTAAAGTAATAACTACAAGCACTGAACAAAGTAAAGAACCATTTTCAACAGCTGTAGTAACACCAAAACCTAGTAAGCCAACTCCAACACTAACTTCTTCTATAACGCCAGGaactacaaaatataatacagtatatagTGGTGACTTGTACAAACCGAGTTCAGGTGGAAACTATTACCATTACTATGGCATGAAAGATAATTTTGAGCCGGTGGTTGATGAACCATTTAGACCAATTTTTGGTCCTCATGATACTACTTCACCATCAACCTATACTCATAAACTCCAACCGGTACATAATGAAGTAAAATCAACTCCTACAACACAAACTAGACCATATATTGAATATCATTCACCAAGTAATGCAAAACCACTACCAAACCAAGGAAAAATTGAGTTTGTTGAAAAAATACCTGGAAGTGAACAAAACAAGTATACACATAAACCTAATAATAATCCCCCTAGATATCCTGGTGTGGAACCACCTCGACCAGATCCTCCATTAGTTTTTTCAAATCATGGTGCCAATGAACACACTTTGAATAATTTTAGTAATCAACCAAATAGTGGACCTCCACAAAATAATCCCTCATTATTCAACAATGAAAAGCCAAATGTTAATGGAAATCCTGCTCATACTTCCTCTCAGCATGAACAATTAAATTATCCAAGACCACAAAATAGTAATAGTCAAAGTCATTCAGGCTCATTACTCAGTACCCCAACTTTATCTAATCAAGAATTACCAGTTAGGAATCCTCCACAAAATCAACGTCCACCATTCATTCGTTTACCAGATGATTTAATGTTCCACATGAAAAAGCATTCTAATTCTTCTGTTGTAAAATTATCAAGACCTGAAGAAATAATTTATCCTCACCAAAGGCCTGTTGGAGTATTACCTCCATCAGGTTTAAAACCAGAAGCTAGACCGACTAATCAAATGGTAAAATTTCATCCTCCAGTGAagcatgaaaatcattttattaaagtcCCATTAGATGAAGAAAATCCCAGTTACTCACTTCAAACTTCATTTTCAATTGGCATGCCAAATGGAGACCACCCAGGAGATAAAGAGCAAGAGAAAAATAGACCTGGTCAAGGAGTTGGGCAAGTTCTTTTCCCTGATGGTAGTCCAGATACCAGTTTACAGCCAGAAAATGACAAACCTGTCCAATCTCCTCCAAACAGAAACAGACCATCAAATTCTAGACCATATATTACTTCATATAACCAAAATAATCCACAACAAACACGCCCACCACCTCCTCCTCCACCTCCTTCCCCTCCTGCTTCTCAACTGCTACCTCAAAGACCTTCACAAAGGCTGCCAATTCCAGAACTTCGGCCTCCAAAACCAAATGGAGATAATTATCCTCGACCTTACTGGGAAATTCACTCTAAGCCTCATATTCTTTTCAACCAACAACACAATTCTAACATGAAACAAGAAATTCCTCCTCACTATCCTCCCATAAACCGAATAAAACCAGAACCAAATATTCAGCGACCTGATCTACCAAACATTCTTCCCCAGTTCAGACCTAATGCAAAGGTAGGATCAAATGAATTCCCCATGAACATCGGATCATCAGAAAGATTGCGAGAGCCTATGGACACCCTACAGCCTCCCCCTTTACCTCAACCACAACTTTTAAGAGCAAATAGAAATGATGATTCTGGAGATGAAGAGGAAAAAACTTTTGAGTCAAATGAAGCTACACAACTTCCTTTGGTTCGTCACAGAACAGGTTCACAGGCTTCAAACAGAGTTACAACTCTACAAATGATGCAACAAAGTCCACCAAGAAGAAATCTTGTAAGAACAGATTATCATGATCATAGACAAGAAAGACCAGTATTTTTAGTGTATCCAACTAATGGAGGAACAAAACAACATTTACCACCTAGTGAAAGTGGAGTTGTAATAGGTACTAGAGGGCCTCATCAACCATTACCTCCTTCAAACTTAGATTCTCCAAAAACAGATAATGAAGATGATATAGATCCATTTCCATTAGATgacaataaacaattttcactTCCTACTAGAGACAGAGTGGATACTCCAatactaaaaactaaaacttctgCAAAACCTGTCTTGAAAAATGATTTTCCTTATGAAATACTGAAACCACAAGAAAATATACTACCACAAGAAAGAATAATGGCTGGAACTCTTGTTACCAAAGAATATAATGCTTTCAGTCCTACTGTATCTAGTAGTACTGAAGAAATTAAAGACCATGATTCTGAgataaatttaataccttaccTGCAAGATTATATGCCATTTGCGACAAAAAAACCAAGTCCACCAAAACCAGCCTCAGTTTCTTCCCAATTAAACAGtgataaaaattctgattttattaaacatCCATCAACAATTAAACCAATTTCTGTCACTCTCAATACCAAGTTAGCATCTACTACAAAGCCAGAAACATCATCTGAgtatatgaaaaattcaaaaccgATATTGCCAACTTTAATTTCCCATGAAAATGGgccttttaatttaaatggtgGAAAATCAGAATACACTGTTGGAGCCATCATGCATACACATTACCAAAAGAAACCGGTAAACCATCGACCGTTTGAAATTTCTTCTTCAAATCAACCAAAGCCATTAGACCTGGAAGCACCATTTCAAGCCAGTTTAAGTGCTCCTCAAAGTCAGGGTTGGACAGTAGTTAAAAGTAATTCAGAGAAACATAATCAAGAAATTGAAAGACATGACTTGGAATcagaagatgaagaaaaaaagtCTGAAACATCAGAATCCAAATTCGATTTTGATAACTTCAAACCTCAACTGTTTGGTGGATTTAAACCAATTATACCATCTTCATCATCTGAAGACAAATcagataataaaagtaaagagGGTACAGAAGAAAAACTGCTATCTCCAGGAAGACAAGAAAAGAGATATCGGTAA